The following proteins are encoded in a genomic region of Streptococcus cristatus AS 1.3089:
- the gla gene encoding aquaglyceroporin Gla, which translates to MDFSWAIKYATEFLGTAILIILGNGAVANVELKGTKGHQSGWLVIAVGYGMGVMIPALMFGNTSGNHINPAFTLGLAISGYFPWAQVAPYIIAQVLGAIFGQALVVATHRPYYLKTENPNNILGTFSTISSLDHGTAESRKAATINGFINEFVGSFVLFFAAMGMTKLHFGAELKVLIEKNVQQQALQAAQAGQKVAESDVQSLIHNTFAQATNGSSAVAHLALGFLVMALVTSVGGPTGPGLNPARDLGPRILHFILPKSILGEHKGDSKWWYSWVPVVAPILAGITAVALFKAIYG; encoded by the coding sequence ATGGATTTCAGTTGGGCTATTAAATATGCCACGGAATTTTTAGGGACAGCTATCCTTATTATTTTGGGGAATGGTGCTGTTGCCAATGTTGAATTAAAAGGAACTAAAGGTCATCAAAGTGGCTGGTTAGTCATTGCCGTTGGTTACGGTATGGGGGTTATGATTCCAGCTCTGATGTTTGGAAATACCTCAGGTAACCACATCAACCCTGCTTTTACTTTAGGGCTTGCAATTAGCGGTTACTTCCCATGGGCTCAGGTAGCTCCTTATATTATTGCTCAAGTTTTGGGTGCTATCTTCGGACAGGCTTTGGTCGTAGCGACACACCGCCCTTACTACTTGAAAACAGAAAATCCAAACAATATCTTGGGTACTTTCTCAACCATTTCAAGCCTAGATCACGGAACAGCTGAATCTCGTAAAGCAGCAACAATCAATGGCTTTATCAATGAGTTTGTTGGTTCATTTGTTCTTTTCTTTGCAGCGATGGGCATGACTAAACTTCACTTCGGTGCGGAATTGAAGGTTCTTATCGAGAAGAATGTACAACAACAAGCTCTTCAAGCAGCTCAAGCTGGTCAAAAAGTAGCAGAATCGGATGTTCAAAGTCTGATTCATAATACATTTGCACAAGCAACAAATGGATCATCTGCTGTTGCTCACTTGGCGCTTGGTTTCCTTGTTATGGCCTTGGTAACTTCAGTTGGAGGCCCTACTGGACCAGGTCTTAACCCAGCCCGTGACCTTGGACCTCGTATCCTGCACTTTATCTTGCCAAAATCAATCCTTGGTGAACACAAGGGTGATTCAAAATGGTGGTATTCTTGGGTACCAGTTGTGGCACCAATTCTTGCAGGTATCACAGCAGTAGCTTTGTTTAAAGCAATTTACGGATAA
- a CDS encoding suppressor of fused domain protein produces the protein MGLFDFFKKKSSDEEKSTKDEDKIVIKVENTDDSAPGWEAIDAEFIRLYPDQPSPLHYGTVIKYMLGGPDPLDGISVYDARDFWHFVSYGLSELYTKESKDPEYSGYGIELTFKLKKSDNDEEEINNGCGLLQYVARYIFKTGKVVLPEEYIYTKQTVGIDAQQKSNLTGFLTARDNLAKPLDTPHGKVEFVTLIGATDAELRSIYESETSKLEVRKLLKELGNQLTDYNRQSLV, from the coding sequence ATGGGGTTGTTTGATTTTTTTAAGAAGAAATCTTCTGATGAAGAGAAGTCAACGAAAGATGAAGACAAGATTGTTATTAAAGTTGAAAATACAGATGATAGCGCTCCAGGATGGGAAGCGATTGATGCAGAATTTATTCGTTTATACCCTGATCAGCCCAGTCCTCTTCATTATGGAACAGTTATCAAGTATATGCTAGGCGGTCCAGACCCGCTTGATGGCATCAGTGTTTATGATGCAAGAGATTTTTGGCATTTTGTGAGTTATGGCTTGTCAGAATTATATACCAAAGAAAGCAAAGACCCTGAATACAGTGGTTATGGGATTGAATTAACGTTTAAGTTAAAGAAATCAGATAATGACGAAGAAGAAATTAATAATGGCTGTGGTTTGCTACAGTATGTGGCAAGATATATTTTTAAAACGGGTAAAGTGGTTTTGCCAGAAGAATACATCTATACCAAGCAAACGGTAGGAATTGATGCCCAACAGAAATCTAATTTGACAGGCTTTCTGACTGCTCGTGATAATCTAGCTAAGCCTCTAGATACTCCGCATGGAAAAGTGGAATTTGTAACCTTAATTGGTGCAACAGACGCCGAACTGCGAAGTATTTATGAAAGTGAGACAAGTAAGCTGGAGGTCAGAAAACTGTTAAAAGAACTTGGGAATCAGCTTACAGACTATAATCGCCAGTCTTTGGTTTAA
- a CDS encoding YbaB/EbfC family nucleoid-associated protein — MMNMQNMMKQAQKLKKEMDIAQAELAATEFVGKSSQDLVVATLTGDKKVVKIDFQPAIVDPEDMETLSDLTSQAINAAIDQINEVAKQKLSAFQSGLSF, encoded by the coding sequence ATGATGAATATGCAAAACATGATGAAGCAAGCCCAAAAACTTAAAAAAGAGATGGACATTGCTCAAGCAGAATTAGCCGCAACTGAATTTGTTGGAAAATCTAGCCAAGATTTAGTTGTAGCAACTCTTACTGGTGATAAAAAGGTTGTCAAAATTGACTTTCAGCCTGCTATCGTAGACCCAGAAGATATGGAAACTCTATCTGATTTGACTAGCCAAGCTATCAATGCTGCTATCGATCAAATCAACGAAGTAGCTAAACAAAAACTCAGCGCTTTCCAAAGTGGACTTTCTTTCTAA
- the mvk gene encoding mevalonate kinase: MTKEKGVGRAHSKIILMGEHSVVYGYPALALPLNNIEVTCQVFPSEKPWTLYEQDTLSMAVFACLEHLGKQGAQIRCQVDSMVPEKRGMGSSAAVSIAAIRAVFDYFEEALDHETLEILANRAEMIAHMNPSGLDAKTCLSDVAIKFIRNVGFSEIELDLGAYLLIADTGIHGHTREAIKKVESLGQEALPLLQELGNLTKIVEKAIQLKDLLTMGQAMTKAHGKLAQLGVSCQLSDDLVEQALENGALGAKMSGGGLGGCVIVLIKEKKEAEDLARLLREKGASNIWIESL, from the coding sequence ATGACGAAAGAGAAGGGTGTCGGCAGGGCACATAGCAAGATTATTCTGATGGGGGAGCATTCGGTGGTCTATGGCTATCCAGCCTTGGCTTTGCCTCTCAACAATATCGAAGTGACTTGTCAGGTATTCCCTTCTGAGAAGCCTTGGACTCTCTACGAGCAAGATACCTTGTCCATGGCTGTATTTGCCTGTCTGGAGCACTTAGGGAAGCAAGGCGCTCAGATTCGTTGTCAAGTGGATTCTATGGTGCCAGAAAAACGGGGCATGGGTTCGTCTGCTGCTGTCAGCATTGCAGCCATTCGTGCGGTTTTTGACTACTTCGAAGAAGCCTTGGATCATGAGACACTGGAAATTCTGGCCAATCGGGCAGAGATGATTGCCCATATGAATCCTAGCGGTCTAGATGCCAAGACCTGCCTTAGTGATGTAGCTATCAAGTTTATCCGTAATGTCGGATTTTCAGAAATTGAGCTAGATTTGGGCGCTTATCTGCTGATTGCGGATACGGGTATTCACGGACATACGCGGGAAGCCATCAAAAAGGTAGAAAGCTTGGGTCAGGAGGCTCTGCCCCTTTTACAGGAGTTGGGAAATCTGACAAAAATCGTTGAAAAGGCGATCCAACTCAAGGATTTGCTGACGATGGGACAGGCCATGACCAAGGCGCACGGCAAACTGGCCCAGTTGGGAGTTTCCTGCCAGCTATCTGATGACTTGGTCGAGCAGGCGCTTGAAAATGGAGCTCTCGGAGCTAAAATGAGCGGCGGCGGCCTAGGTGGCTGTGTAATTGTGCTAATAAAAGAAAAGAAAGAGGCGGAAGATCTAGCCCGTCTTTTGAGAGAGAAAGGAGCCAGCAATATATGGATAGAAAGTCTGTAA
- the mvaD gene encoding diphosphomevalonate decarboxylase, giving the protein MDRKSVSVKSYANIAIVKYWGKADAERMIPATSSISLTLENMYTQTQLSPLAAEAAGDEFYIDGQLQSPEEHAKVSRIIDRFRTEPNDWVRIDTSNNMPTAAGLSSSSSGLSALVKACDAYFGTHYSTEELAQLAKFASGSSARSFFGPLAAWDKDSGAIYPAQTDLKLAMIMLVLHDEKKPISSRLGMQVCAETSKNFQAWIDQSAQDYQDMMAYLKDNDFEKVGQLTEENALRMHATTETATPPFTYLTEESYAAMDFVRQLRSQGHRCYFTMDAGPNVKVLCLEEDLEDLVPLFENQYRLIVSKTKELPDEN; this is encoded by the coding sequence ATGGATAGAAAGTCTGTAAGTGTCAAGTCTTACGCCAATATTGCTATTGTCAAGTATTGGGGCAAGGCGGATGCCGAGCGGATGATTCCTGCTACCAGCAGTATTTCCTTGACTTTAGAAAACATGTACACCCAAACCCAGTTAAGTCCGCTTGCGGCTGAGGCTGCTGGCGATGAATTTTATATCGACGGGCAACTGCAAAGCCCAGAAGAGCATGCCAAAGTCAGTCGAATTATTGATCGTTTTCGGACGGAGCCAAATGATTGGGTTCGGATTGACACCAGTAACAATATGCCTACAGCGGCAGGTTTATCCTCTAGTTCCAGCGGCTTATCTGCTCTGGTCAAGGCTTGTGATGCTTATTTTGGAACTCATTACAGTACCGAGGAGCTGGCCCAGTTGGCCAAGTTTGCTTCAGGTTCGTCAGCCCGCTCCTTTTTTGGTCCTTTGGCAGCATGGGACAAGGATAGCGGAGCAATTTATCCTGCGCAAACCGACCTGAAGCTAGCCATGATTATGTTGGTGCTTCATGATGAGAAAAAGCCGATTTCTAGTCGACTCGGTATGCAAGTTTGTGCTGAAACTTCCAAAAATTTTCAAGCTTGGATTGACCAGTCAGCTCAGGATTATCAGGATATGATGGCCTACCTAAAGGATAATGATTTTGAGAAAGTTGGGCAGTTGACCGAGGAGAATGCCTTGCGGATGCATGCAACGACAGAGACAGCTACGCCTCCATTTACTTATCTGACAGAGGAAAGCTATGCTGCGATGGACTTTGTTCGCCAGCTCCGAAGCCAGGGGCATCGTTGCTATTTCACCATGGACGCTGGTCCTAATGTCAAGGTTCTCTGTCTTGAAGAGGACTTGGAAGACTTGGTGCCCCTCTTTGAGAATCAGTACCGTTTGATTGTCTCCAAAACCAAGGAATTGCCTGATGAAAACTAA
- a CDS encoding CppA N-terminal domain-containing protein — MSVNHVARIVPVIKVNNRNLNQDFYVKTLGMKSLLEEGAQLSLGDQTRTERLVLEESPSMRSRRVKGAKKLARLVIKVAKVAEIEALLARGIQIDNLYRGEKGYAFEAISPEGDRILLHAEEKLTCLQPVQETPAFEVQDDFIGLSQFEVEKIELRAPDLQAVKDFYQPVSNVLDFLDVQEAQGEDLTADNTKTWDLAMLKCLVADFDVEQLSSIFATQEFFVPKSKKFLVSQDQSNIELWFEQL; from the coding sequence ATGAGTGTAAATCATGTGGCAAGAATCGTTCCAGTAATAAAAGTAAATAATCGGAACCTAAATCAAGATTTCTATGTTAAAACGCTGGGGATGAAATCCCTATTAGAAGAAGGAGCCCAGTTGTCTTTGGGCGATCAAACCAGAACAGAAAGATTGGTTTTAGAAGAATCTCCAAGCATGCGCTCTCGTCGAGTTAAAGGAGCAAAGAAATTGGCTCGCTTAGTAATCAAGGTGGCAAAAGTGGCAGAAATTGAGGCTTTGCTGGCTCGAGGAATCCAAATTGACAATTTGTATCGTGGGGAGAAAGGATATGCTTTTGAAGCGATTTCCCCAGAAGGTGATCGTATCTTGCTCCATGCGGAAGAGAAGTTGACTTGTCTGCAACCAGTCCAAGAAACTCCTGCATTTGAAGTGCAGGACGATTTTATCGGCTTGAGTCAATTTGAAGTGGAAAAGATCGAGCTTCGTGCTCCAGATTTGCAGGCTGTCAAGGACTTCTATCAGCCAGTAAGCAATGTCTTGGATTTCCTAGATGTACAGGAAGCCCAAGGAGAAGATTTGACAGCTGATAATACGAAAACTTGGGATTTGGCCATGCTCAAATGTTTGGTGGCGGACTTTGATGTGGAACAACTGTCATCGATTTTTGCGACACAGGAGTTTTTTGTCCCTAAATCTAAAAAATTCTTGGTCAGCCAAGATCAAAGTAATATTGAACTATGGTTTGAGCAACTATGA
- the purN gene encoding phosphoribosylglycinamide formyltransferase, translating to MKKIAVFASGNGSNFQVIAEEFPVEFVFSDHRDTYVLERADKLGVLSYAFELKEFESKADYEAALVELLQEHQIDLICLAGYMKIVGPTLLAAYEGRIINIHPAYLPEFPGAHGIEDAWNAGVEQSGVTIHWVDSGVDTGKIIQQVRVPRLADDTIESFEARIHEAEYKLYPEVLESFGVARK from the coding sequence ATGAAAAAAATAGCGGTTTTTGCCTCTGGTAATGGCTCAAATTTTCAGGTGATTGCCGAAGAATTTCCGGTGGAGTTTGTCTTTTCAGACCATCGTGATACCTATGTGCTCGAGCGTGCAGACAAGCTTGGTGTCCTGTCCTATGCTTTTGAACTCAAGGAGTTTGAGAGCAAGGCAGACTACGAAGCAGCCCTTGTCGAACTATTGCAAGAACACCAGATTGACTTGATTTGTCTAGCAGGCTACATGAAAATTGTTGGTCCGACTTTGCTCGCTGCTTACGAGGGTCGTATCATTAACATTCATCCAGCCTATTTGCCAGAGTTTCCAGGAGCTCATGGGATTGAAGATGCTTGGAATGCAGGTGTTGAGCAGTCTGGTGTGACCATTCACTGGGTGGATTCAGGTGTCGATACTGGGAAGATTATCCAACAAGTCCGTGTGCCACGATTAGCTGATGATACCATTGAAAGCTTTGAAGCTCGTATTCATGAAGCGGAGTACAAGTTGTATCCAGAGGTGCTGGAGAGCTTTGGAGTTGCACGAAAATAA
- the purH gene encoding bifunctional phosphoribosylaminoimidazolecarboxamide formyltransferase/IMP cyclohydrolase — MTKRALISVSDKAGIVEFAQELKKLGWKIISTGGTKVALDNAGVETIAIDDVTGFPEMMDGRVKTLHPNIHGGLLARRDLDSHLEAAKDNKIELIDLVVVNLYPFKETILKPDVTYADAVENIDIGGPSMLRSAAKNHASVTVVVDPADYEVVLDELAANGETSYETRQRLAAKVFRHTAAYDALIAEYFTAQVGESKPEKLTLTYDLKQAMRYGENPQQDADFYQKALPTDYSIASAKQLNGKELSFNNIRDADAAIRIIRDFKDRPTVVALKHMNPCGIGQADDIETAWDYAYESDPVSIFGGIVVLNREVDAATAEKMHGVFLEIIIAPSYTDEALAILTNKKKNLRILELPFDAQDASEVEAEYTGVVGGLLVQNQDVVKESPADWQVVTKRQPTETEATALEFAWKAIKYVKSNGIIVTNDHMILGVGPGQTNRVASVRIAIEQAKDRLDGAVLASDAFFPFADNVEEIAKAGIKAIIQPGGSVRDQESIEAADKYGLTMIFTGVRHFRH, encoded by the coding sequence ATGACTAAACGCGCCTTAATCAGCGTCTCAGACAAAGCGGGCATTGTTGAATTTGCCCAAGAACTTAAAAAACTCGGTTGGAAGATTATCTCGACAGGTGGGACCAAGGTTGCCCTTGATAATGCTGGGGTGGAGACCATTGCGATCGATGATGTGACTGGTTTCCCAGAAATGATGGACGGCCGTGTCAAGACCCTTCATCCAAATATCCACGGTGGGCTCCTAGCTCGTCGTGACTTGGATAGTCACCTAGAAGCAGCTAAGGACAATAAGATCGAGCTCATCGACCTTGTAGTTGTCAATCTTTATCCTTTCAAGGAAACGATTCTCAAACCAGACGTGACTTACGCTGACGCGGTGGAAAACATCGATATCGGTGGGCCATCTATGCTTCGATCAGCAGCGAAGAACCATGCCAGCGTGACAGTTGTAGTAGATCCTGCTGACTATGAAGTGGTGCTTGACGAATTGGCAGCAAATGGCGAAACAAGTTACGAAACGCGTCAACGTTTGGCAGCCAAGGTTTTCCGTCACACAGCGGCCTATGATGCCTTGATTGCAGAGTATTTCACAGCTCAAGTGGGAGAAAGCAAGCCTGAAAAACTGACCTTGACCTATGACCTCAAACAAGCTATGCGCTACGGGGAAAATCCTCAGCAGGATGCGGATTTCTACCAAAAAGCCTTGCCGACAGATTACTCCATTGCATCAGCAAAACAGCTCAACGGTAAGGAATTATCCTTCAACAATATCCGTGACGCTGATGCCGCTATCCGTATCATCCGTGACTTCAAAGACCGTCCGACCGTTGTAGCTCTCAAACACATGAATCCGTGCGGTATCGGTCAGGCTGATGACATCGAGACTGCTTGGGACTACGCTTATGAGTCTGATCCGGTGTCTATCTTCGGTGGAATTGTCGTTCTTAACCGTGAAGTGGACGCTGCGACTGCTGAGAAGATGCACGGAGTTTTCCTTGAAATCATCATCGCTCCAAGCTATACGGATGAGGCGCTAGCCATTTTGACCAATAAAAAGAAAAACTTGCGTATCCTAGAATTGCCATTTGATGCCCAAGACGCTAGCGAAGTGGAAGCAGAATACACAGGTGTAGTAGGTGGACTTCTCGTGCAAAACCAAGACGTGGTCAAAGAAAGCCCAGCTGACTGGCAAGTGGTGACCAAACGCCAGCCAACCGAGACAGAAGCGACTGCTCTTGAGTTCGCTTGGAAGGCTATCAAGTACGTCAAATCAAACGGAATCATCGTAACCAACGACCACATGATACTTGGGGTAGGTCCAGGTCAAACCAACCGTGTGGCTTCTGTTCGCATTGCCATTGAACAAGCCAAAGACCGCCTTGACGGCGCTGTGCTCGCTTCCGATGCCTTCTTCCCATTTGCGGATAATGTGGAAGAAATCGCCAAAGCAGGAATCAAAGCCATCATCCAGCCAGGTGGCTCCGTTCGTGACCAAGAATCCATTGAAGCAGCAGACAAATATGGCTTGACCATGATCTTCACGGGAGTGAGACATTTTAGACATTAA
- a CDS encoding Xaa-Pro dipeptidyl-peptidase — MRFNQYSYRKTNPDTMRQELADLGFVYEPHLSDKDNLQSFLRRCFFLYQDTDYLLRAWAADSETDLLTFFESDRELTAEVFYMTAFQLLDFVPFVDFTDLEKFRTESDFPIVYGNLLENLYQLLNTRTKNGNLLVDKLVSEGLIPEENTHHYFNGKSLATFSSHDAIREVVYVESRVDTDGDGLPDLVKVSIIRPRYQGQIPAVMTASPYHQGTNDPASDKALHDMNVDLVKKEPHHITVQDPELKLLQLDSTTPAQEVSEAEEKLGHIGTYTLNDYLLPRGFANLYVSGVGTKDSQGLMTSGDYQQIEAYKNVIDWLNGRCRAFTDHTRQREIKATWSNGKVATTGISYLGTMSNGLATTGVDGLEVIIAEAGISSWYNYYRENGLVTSPGGYPGEDFESLTELTYSRNLRAGDYLRHNDAYQQSLEQQRKDLDRQTGDYNQFWHDRNYLLHTDKVKAEVVFTHGSQDWNVKPLHVYNMFRALPSHIKKHLFLHNGAHVYMNNWQSIDFREAMNALLSKKLLGHASDFELPPVIWQDNSQAQNWLTLEDFGGQKNYAHFQLGKGTQKIQNQYSEEDYNRFAKNYQSFKNELFDGKGNQITLDWTLEEDLFLNGATQLKLRLKSSTDKGLISAQLLDFGPAKRLTPIPTPLEPRVMDNGRYYMLDNLLELPFTETPHRVITEGFLNLQNRTDLLTVEEVAPDQWMECSFELQPTIYKMKKGDQLRLVLYTTDFEHTVRDKTDYQLTIDLEQSSLDLPTMTSL, encoded by the coding sequence ATGCGCTTCAATCAGTATAGTTATCGCAAGACAAATCCAGACACCATGCGCCAAGAATTAGCCGACTTGGGCTTTGTTTATGAGCCGCACCTTTCTGATAAAGACAATCTCCAAAGCTTTCTACGACGCTGTTTCTTTCTCTATCAGGATACCGACTACTTGCTTCGAGCTTGGGCCGCTGATAGCGAAACTGACTTGTTGACCTTCTTCGAGTCAGACCGCGAACTAACAGCTGAGGTCTTCTATATGACTGCCTTTCAGCTCTTGGACTTTGTCCCTTTTGTTGATTTCACCGATCTTGAGAAATTCCGAACAGAAAGCGACTTCCCTATTGTCTACGGCAATCTGCTAGAAAACCTCTACCAGTTGCTCAACACTCGAACAAAGAATGGCAATTTGCTTGTTGATAAGCTGGTCAGCGAGGGATTGATTCCCGAGGAAAATACCCACCACTACTTCAACGGTAAGAGCTTGGCAACCTTTTCCAGCCATGATGCCATCCGTGAGGTGGTTTATGTTGAAAGCCGAGTTGATACTGATGGAGATGGCCTGCCAGATCTGGTCAAAGTTAGCATTATCCGTCCTCGTTACCAAGGGCAAATCCCTGCTGTCATGACCGCTTCTCCTTATCATCAGGGAACCAACGATCCGGCCAGCGACAAGGCTCTCCATGATATGAATGTGGACTTAGTAAAAAAAGAGCCACATCACATCACTGTACAAGATCCTGAGCTTAAATTGCTCCAACTGGATTCGACAACTCCTGCCCAAGAAGTCTCTGAAGCCGAGGAAAAATTAGGTCATATCGGCACCTACACCCTCAATGACTACTTGCTGCCCCGCGGCTTTGCTAATCTCTACGTGTCTGGCGTAGGAACTAAAGATTCTCAGGGCCTAATGACCAGCGGCGACTATCAGCAGATCGAGGCCTACAAGAATGTCATCGACTGGCTCAACGGCCGCTGCCGAGCCTTCACTGACCACACGCGCCAGCGGGAAATCAAGGCCACTTGGTCAAACGGCAAAGTCGCAACGACCGGCATTTCTTATCTGGGCACCATGTCCAACGGATTGGCAACGACTGGTGTAGATGGTTTGGAAGTCATTATCGCCGAAGCTGGGATTTCTTCTTGGTACAACTACTACCGCGAAAACGGTCTCGTCACTAGTCCCGGAGGTTACCCAGGAGAGGATTTTGAATCCCTGACTGAACTGACCTACTCCCGCAACCTGAGGGCTGGTGACTACCTGCGTCATAATGATGCTTATCAGCAGAGCCTAGAGCAACAGCGCAAAGACCTAGACCGGCAAACCGGAGATTACAATCAATTTTGGCATGACCGCAACTACCTGCTCCATACAGATAAGGTCAAAGCCGAAGTCGTCTTCACCCATGGCTCTCAAGACTGGAACGTTAAGCCTCTCCATGTCTATAATATGTTCCGAGCTCTGCCATCTCACATCAAAAAACACCTCTTCCTCCACAATGGAGCCCATGTTTACATGAACAACTGGCAGTCCATTGACTTCCGCGAAGCCATGAATGCCCTTCTCAGCAAGAAACTACTGGGCCATGCTTCAGACTTTGAACTACCGCCAGTCATCTGGCAGGACAACAGCCAAGCCCAAAACTGGCTGACTCTGGAGGACTTTGGTGGTCAGAAGAACTACGCTCATTTCCAACTAGGTAAAGGCACTCAAAAGATTCAAAATCAGTATTCAGAAGAAGACTACAATCGTTTTGCCAAAAACTACCAAAGCTTTAAAAACGAACTCTTTGACGGCAAGGGCAACCAGATTACTCTGGATTGGACTTTGGAAGAAGACCTCTTCCTCAACGGAGCCACCCAGCTCAAACTGCGCCTTAAATCCAGCACGGACAAGGGCCTGATTTCCGCCCAGCTACTGGACTTTGGACCAGCCAAACGTCTCACTCCAATTCCGACACCGCTTGAGCCTAGAGTCATGGACAATGGTCGCTACTATATGCTGGATAATCTACTTGAGCTGCCTTTTACTGAAACACCACACCGTGTCATCACCGAAGGCTTCCTCAACCTGCAAAATCGGACAGACTTGCTGACGGTCGAAGAAGTTGCCCCTGACCAATGGATGGAATGTAGCTTTGAGCTGCAACCAACTATCTACAAGATGAAAAAAGGCGACCAACTCCGCCTCGTCCTCTACACCACTGACTTCGAACACACCGTCCGTGATAAGACTGATTATCAGTTGACAATTGACCTAGAACAATCTAGTCTAGACTTGCCGACCATGACATCACTTTAA
- a CDS encoding serine hydrolase domain-containing protein: MTQRILEKIDQQLAAGLYPGASLSLYRDGHWQSFYLGLADPANQSVTRAGLVYDLASVSKVVGVGTLVAFLFQSGDLDIDAPLRRYYPAFHDDRVTLRQLLTHTSGLDPFIPNRDKLNAQELKAALNSLTVRDDKTFHYTDVNFLLLGFMLEEIYGEDLDRLFAEKIFQPWAMRKTSFGPVASAVPTVRGVKAGVVHDPKARVLGQHAGSAGLFSTLEDLQIFLEHYLQDEFAEKLSQNFASEPGKTRSLAWNLEGKWLDHTGYTGTFIMYNRAEQKAAIFLSNRTYEKDERAQWILDRNELMDLIRKEW; this comes from the coding sequence ATGACCCAGCGGATTTTAGAAAAGATAGATCAGCAGCTTGCTGCGGGGCTTTATCCTGGGGCTAGTTTGTCTCTTTATCGAGATGGGCACTGGCAGAGTTTCTATCTGGGCTTGGCAGACCCAGCCAATCAATCAGTAACGCGAGCAGGTCTGGTTTATGATCTAGCCAGTGTCAGCAAGGTTGTCGGAGTAGGGACCTTGGTGGCATTTCTGTTTCAGAGTGGTGACTTGGATATAGATGCGCCTTTGCGGCGATATTATCCTGCCTTTCATGATGATCGGGTGACCCTGCGCCAGCTTTTGACCCATACTTCTGGGCTCGATCCCTTTATTCCCAATCGGGACAAGCTCAATGCTCAAGAATTAAAGGCGGCTCTCAATAGCTTGACAGTGCGGGATGATAAAACCTTCCATTATACAGATGTCAACTTTCTCCTGCTGGGCTTTATGCTGGAGGAGATCTATGGGGAGGATTTGGACAGGTTATTTGCAGAAAAGATTTTTCAGCCATGGGCGATGCGGAAAACTAGCTTTGGACCAGTAGCTTCTGCGGTTCCGACTGTTCGTGGTGTTAAAGCGGGTGTGGTTCATGATCCCAAAGCGCGTGTCTTAGGCCAGCATGCTGGGAGTGCCGGGCTTTTTTCAACGCTTGAGGATTTGCAGATCTTTTTAGAGCATTATTTGCAGGATGAATTTGCAGAGAAATTGAGCCAAAACTTTGCTTCAGAGCCGGGCAAGACACGCAGTCTGGCTTGGAATTTGGAGGGGAAATGGCTGGATCATACTGGCTATACGGGTACTTTTATCATGTACAATCGGGCGGAGCAGAAAGCTGCAATCTTTCTGTCCAATCGCACCTATGAGAAGGATGAACGTGCCCAATGGATTTTAGACCGCAATGAACTGATGGATTTAATCAGGAAAGAGTGGTAG